A genomic window from Montipora capricornis isolate CH-2021 chromosome 8, ASM3666992v2, whole genome shotgun sequence includes:
- the LOC138060649 gene encoding uncharacterized protein, with translation MQIIPLNLDSLPLLLHSSKLAYSTMYMFCCKLKIFYYLMLIAYQGSDVYFDWSGYRDKTVFGSLISTDNIVIELLFFFSCFTGTIFSIIMIVAYGYYIKYHWYCINHASYRSARLSEGEYSIFSDRGCDKKCNRTFVTLELWVSVLELLGKDDIQSGILFWIYNSHLVTTTPSWHFIAVNACSVGAHLKLGICFMTKFCGCGAGEDPCDEDSCAKSLACVIGFIGSVVFLGLTVVSLVDAVKLLPS, from the coding sequence atgcaaattattcccctgaacctcgactctctTCCTTTGTTGCTGCACagttcgaaactagcctattcaaCAATGTACATGTTCTGCTGTAAGCTGAAGATTTTCTATTACCTCATGTTGATTGCATATCAAGGATCCGACGTTTATTTTGATTGGTCTGGTTATCGCGACAAGACAGTTTTTGGAAGTTTGATTTCGACAGACAATATTGTTATCGAGCTCctcttttttttcagttgttttacCGGTACTATTTTCAGCATAATCATGATCGTGGCGTACGGATATTACATCAAGTACCACTGGTATTGCATTAACCATGCAAGCTACCGATCCGCCAGGCTTTCAGAGGGTGAATATTCGATTTTCAGCGATCGTGGATGTGACAAGAAATGCAACCGCACATTCGTCACCCTTGAATTATGGGTCTCAGTTCTGGAACTTCTTGGTAAGGATGACATTCAAAGCGGCATATTATTTTGGATTTACAACTCGCACCTTGTCACTACCACACCCAGCTGGCACTTCATTGCCGTTAACGCCTGCAGCGTCGGAGCACACTTAAAGCTTGGCATATGTTTCATGACAAAATTTTGTGGATGTGGTGCAGGCGAGGACCCTTGTGACGAGGATTCGTGTGCCAAGAGCTTGGCCTGTGTGATTGGATTCATCGGCTCAGTTGTTTTCTTAGGCTTAACCGTCGTGTCCCTGGTGGACGCTGTAAAGCTTTTGCCTTCTTGA